The following coding sequences are from one Geothrix sp. window:
- a CDS encoding S46 family peptidase, with the protein MKPRSLALSLLGFTLAAASLRAEEGMWTFDNLPTKAIQAKYGWAPDQAWLDHLRLSCLRFPGASGSFVSRDGLVLTNHHVGRGWIQRVSSKEHDYVKNGFSAANREAEIKVPGLELVTLMAMDDITDRLSRAVPAGTPEKEALKLRDAEIEKIKKEMQEKSGLTCEHVSLYQGGEHWIYSYKKHTDVRLVFAPELQVALFGGDFDNFTYPRHSLDMTLFRVYENGQPYQPKDFLKWTETGLKAGDLTFVTGHPGRTNRQDTLAQMAYARDFALPMGLKDLESRRQGLIEFGKASPEAARQVETQILGIENGLKARSGYLAGLKNKEALARIQAHEEALRAKVAKSPALQAQAGQSWTRIEQAMKAARGLIKDQSYVGTAHSTLLGHALSLVRITDQEALPSDQRLPEYSDASLKTAKARQGVPAPFYKEQEIFMFTRGLAQAARELGPQHRFVKAMLGGKSPAEVAKAAVEGSRLSDPEVRKALLAGGKKAVAESSDPMILLARKLEPITRELRKKQDELVTSVVAEHGARIAKARFAVYGKNTYPDATFTMRLTYGPVAEYKANGTLMQPFTTIGGLYDRHDGWGGNAARAHDGAWVLPQRWIDRRGAMDPAVPFNFAHKVDIIGGNSGSPVIDRKGELVGLIFDGNIEMLPGNYYYDEAANRGVSLDARAILHALDKVYGATALVAELTGK; encoded by the coding sequence ATGAAGCCCCGTTCCCTGGCCCTGTCCCTTCTGGGTTTCACCCTGGCCGCCGCCTCCCTGCGGGCCGAAGAAGGCATGTGGACCTTCGACAACCTGCCCACCAAGGCCATCCAGGCCAAGTACGGCTGGGCGCCGGATCAGGCCTGGCTGGACCACCTGCGCCTCTCCTGCCTCCGCTTCCCGGGTGCCTCGGGCTCCTTCGTGAGCAGGGACGGTCTGGTGCTCACCAACCACCACGTGGGCCGCGGCTGGATCCAGCGGGTGAGCAGCAAGGAGCACGACTACGTCAAGAACGGCTTCAGCGCCGCGAACCGCGAGGCCGAGATCAAGGTGCCCGGGCTCGAGCTCGTGACCCTCATGGCCATGGACGACATCACGGATCGCCTCTCCCGGGCCGTGCCGGCCGGCACCCCCGAGAAGGAGGCGCTGAAGCTCCGGGACGCGGAAATCGAGAAGATCAAGAAGGAGATGCAGGAGAAGAGCGGCCTCACCTGCGAGCACGTGAGCCTCTACCAGGGCGGCGAGCACTGGATCTACAGCTACAAGAAGCACACCGACGTGCGGCTGGTGTTCGCGCCCGAGCTGCAGGTGGCCCTGTTCGGCGGCGATTTCGACAACTTCACCTATCCCCGCCACAGCCTGGACATGACCCTCTTCCGCGTCTACGAGAACGGCCAGCCCTACCAGCCGAAGGATTTCCTCAAGTGGACGGAGACGGGGCTCAAGGCGGGCGACCTCACCTTCGTGACGGGGCACCCCGGCCGCACCAACCGGCAGGACACCCTGGCCCAGATGGCCTACGCCCGCGACTTCGCCCTGCCCATGGGCCTGAAGGACCTGGAATCCCGCCGGCAGGGTCTGATCGAGTTCGGGAAGGCCTCCCCGGAGGCGGCGCGCCAGGTCGAGACCCAGATCCTCGGCATCGAGAACGGCCTCAAGGCCCGCAGCGGCTACCTCGCCGGCTTGAAGAACAAGGAGGCCCTCGCCCGCATCCAGGCGCACGAGGAGGCCCTGCGCGCCAAGGTGGCCAAGTCGCCCGCGCTCCAGGCCCAGGCGGGCCAGAGCTGGACCCGGATCGAGCAGGCCATGAAGGCGGCCCGGGGGCTCATCAAGGACCAGAGCTACGTCGGCACGGCCCATTCCACCCTGCTGGGGCATGCCCTCTCCCTGGTGCGCATCACCGACCAGGAGGCCCTGCCCAGCGACCAGCGGCTGCCCGAGTACAGCGACGCCAGCCTGAAGACCGCCAAGGCCCGCCAGGGCGTGCCCGCCCCCTTCTACAAGGAGCAGGAGATCTTCATGTTCACGCGCGGGCTGGCCCAGGCCGCCCGGGAGCTGGGCCCCCAGCACCGCTTCGTGAAGGCCATGCTGGGCGGCAAGTCCCCCGCCGAGGTGGCCAAGGCGGCCGTGGAAGGCTCCAGGCTCAGTGATCCCGAGGTCCGCAAGGCCCTCCTGGCCGGCGGCAAGAAGGCCGTCGCCGAGAGCTCGGACCCCATGATCCTCCTCGCCCGGAAACTCGAACCCATCACCCGGGAGCTCCGGAAGAAGCAGGACGAGCTGGTCACCAGCGTCGTGGCCGAGCACGGCGCGCGCATCGCCAAGGCCCGCTTCGCGGTCTACGGCAAGAACACCTATCCCGACGCCACCTTCACCATGCGCCTCACGTACGGCCCCGTGGCCGAATACAAGGCCAACGGCACCCTGATGCAGCCCTTCACCACCATCGGTGGCCTCTATGATCGCCACGACGGCTGGGGCGGCAACGCGGCCCGGGCCCACGACGGCGCCTGGGTCCTGCCGCAGCGCTGGATCGACCGGCGCGGCGCCATGGATCCCGCGGTCCCCTTCAACTTCGCCCACAAGGTGGACATCATCGGGGGCAATTCCGGCTCCCCGGTGATCGACCGCAAGGGCGAGCTGGTGGGTCTCATCTTCGACGGCAACATCGAGATGCTGCCCGGCAACTACTACTACGACGAGGCGGCCAACCGCGGCGTCTCGCTGGATGCCCGCGCCATCCTCCACGCGCTCGACAAGGTCTACGGCGCCACCGCGCTCGTGGCCGAGCTGACCGGCAAGTAA
- a CDS encoding metal ABC transporter permease: MDILQFLLAPLAASLILTGIHAYLGVHVVERGVIFVDLALAQIAALGAIVALIMGFDPHGTSAYWISLGFTFLGAFVFSVARSKRAHIPQEAFIGIAYAVASAAAILAMSKATGETEHLKDMLVGNILAVSWAEVGKTAALYGVIGLFHFIFRKRFLLISMNPKEAEAQGISVRLWDFLFYASFGLVVTSSVAIAGVLLVFCYLIVPSVGAMLFTDRIGPRLAIGWTMGTLVSALGVLFSVKLDTPTGATIVCTFGGVLVLMFLVHLVVYHKRGYAEKHRLAGAGDRAYEAERK; encoded by the coding sequence ATGGACATTCTCCAGTTCCTGCTGGCGCCGCTTGCGGCGAGCCTGATCCTCACGGGCATCCACGCCTACCTCGGCGTCCACGTCGTGGAGCGGGGCGTCATCTTCGTGGACCTCGCCCTGGCCCAGATCGCGGCCCTGGGGGCCATCGTGGCCCTCATCATGGGCTTCGACCCCCACGGCACGTCCGCCTACTGGATCAGCCTCGGGTTCACCTTCCTGGGCGCCTTCGTCTTCTCCGTGGCGAGATCCAAGCGGGCCCACATCCCGCAGGAGGCCTTCATCGGCATCGCCTACGCCGTGGCGTCGGCCGCCGCCATCCTGGCCATGAGCAAGGCCACGGGCGAGACCGAGCACCTGAAGGACATGCTGGTGGGCAACATCCTGGCGGTGTCGTGGGCCGAGGTGGGGAAGACCGCCGCCCTGTACGGCGTCATCGGGCTCTTCCACTTCATCTTCCGGAAGCGCTTCCTGCTGATCTCCATGAACCCGAAGGAGGCCGAGGCCCAGGGCATCTCGGTCCGCCTGTGGGACTTCCTCTTCTACGCGTCCTTCGGCCTGGTGGTCACCTCCAGCGTGGCCATCGCCGGCGTGCTGCTGGTGTTCTGCTACCTGATCGTGCCCTCCGTCGGGGCGATGCTCTTCACCGACCGCATCGGCCCCCGGCTGGCCATCGGCTGGACCATGGGGACCCTGGTCTCGGCCCTGGGCGTGTTGTTCTCCGTGAAGCTGGACACGCCCACGGGGGCCACCATCGTCTGCACCTTCGGCGGCGTTCTGGTGCTGATGTTCCTGGTGCACCTGGTGGTCTACCACAAGCGCGGGTACGCCGAAAAACACCGCCTCGCCGGCGCCGGGGACCGGGCCTACGAGGCGGAGCGGAAGTAG
- a CDS encoding metal ABC transporter substrate-binding protein — protein sequence MKIQWQTRRSLVMALLMAAFAAQPVLADGKLNVVAATTDLGSLVSEVGGDRVSVTAIARGYQDPHFVEAKPSFLLNLRRADLVVVVGLELEIGWLPPLITQSGNPKIQPAAPGYFDASRFAEILEIPTAQVSRAMGDVHPQGNPHYWLDPKNGLRVATGLAQKLTQMSPGNAAYFQQRLEDFRRRLTDAERRWDDAMKPYRGRKVVTYHQSWPNFVKRFGLQVVDYVEPRPGIPPSPAHVVELIALMKRQGVKLILVEPYFDLKTPQSVARETGGQVVVLMPSVGGDKDTGDYIKLFDYDVNLLVRAFQQAK from the coding sequence ATGAAGATCCAGTGGCAGACCCGCCGATCCCTGGTGATGGCCCTCCTGATGGCCGCCTTCGCCGCCCAGCCCGTGCTGGCCGACGGGAAGCTCAACGTCGTCGCCGCCACCACGGACCTGGGGTCCCTGGTCAGCGAGGTGGGCGGCGACCGGGTGAGCGTGACCGCCATCGCCCGCGGGTACCAGGATCCCCACTTCGTGGAGGCCAAGCCGAGCTTCCTGCTGAACCTGCGCCGGGCCGACCTGGTGGTGGTGGTGGGGCTCGAGCTGGAGATCGGCTGGCTGCCACCCCTCATCACCCAGAGCGGGAACCCGAAGATCCAGCCCGCCGCGCCCGGCTACTTCGATGCCTCGCGGTTCGCGGAGATCCTGGAGATCCCCACCGCGCAGGTCTCCCGGGCCATGGGGGACGTGCACCCGCAGGGCAATCCCCACTACTGGCTGGATCCCAAGAACGGCCTGCGGGTCGCCACGGGCCTGGCCCAGAAACTCACCCAGATGAGCCCCGGGAACGCAGCCTACTTCCAGCAGCGGCTCGAGGACTTCCGGAGGCGCCTGACCGACGCGGAGCGCCGCTGGGATGACGCCATGAAGCCCTACCGGGGCCGGAAGGTGGTCACCTACCACCAGTCCTGGCCCAACTTCGTGAAGCGCTTCGGGCTGCAGGTGGTGGACTACGTCGAGCCGCGCCCCGGGATCCCCCCCAGCCCGGCGCACGTGGTGGAGCTCATCGCCCTCATGAAGCGCCAGGGCGTGAAGCTGATCCTGGTGGAGCCCTACTTCGACCTGAAGACGCCCCAGAGCGTAGCGCGGGAGACGGGCGGGCAGGTGGTGGTCCTGATGCCCTCCGTGGGCGGCGACAAGGACACGGGCGACTACATCAAGCTGTTCGACTACGACGTGAACCTGCTCGTCAGGGCATTCCAGCAGGCAAAGTAG
- a CDS encoding TonB-dependent receptor, which yields MPHAFPRAALILLLAAGLPVGVARAQSPPAPQPAEDPQKAQEERLRKLEEEVQALKAAQAAPRAEAPPLGGAGGSAAKALNPDISLNGDFRGSVGRNDVRPVPGLEMHEAELGLQSVIDPYSRGDVFLSFGDGGVSVEEAFVTLTALPGEFVARVGKLRAAFGKVNATHNHALPWTDRPLVTENLVNGEDGISDMGLSVSRILPAPGDLFLEATAQVFRGDSGDLFKSSRKNDLSFVGHLRGYEDLTENTNLELGYSYAQGHNDLGHDFLTKLHGVDVSLRWKPLRRSIYNSLLWRTELVWSRRDQLPVQQRAFGFYSSLEYRLDQRWTLGGRYDWSERAAQSSQLDRGASALLTYWMSEFSQVRGQYRFTRYDGHQDASELRLQLVFVLGAHGAHPF from the coding sequence CGGCGGAGGACCCGCAGAAGGCCCAGGAGGAGCGGCTTCGCAAGCTCGAAGAGGAAGTGCAGGCCCTGAAGGCGGCCCAGGCCGCGCCCCGGGCGGAAGCCCCCCCGCTGGGCGGGGCCGGGGGGTCGGCGGCCAAGGCCCTGAACCCGGACATCAGCCTGAACGGCGACTTCCGCGGATCGGTCGGCCGCAACGACGTGCGTCCCGTGCCCGGCCTGGAGATGCACGAGGCCGAGCTGGGTCTGCAGTCGGTCATCGACCCCTATTCCAGGGGGGACGTGTTCCTCTCCTTCGGCGATGGCGGGGTCAGCGTGGAGGAGGCCTTCGTCACGCTGACGGCCCTGCCCGGGGAGTTCGTGGCCAGGGTCGGCAAGCTGCGGGCCGCCTTCGGCAAGGTGAACGCCACGCACAACCACGCGCTGCCCTGGACGGACCGTCCGCTGGTGACGGAGAACCTGGTGAACGGCGAGGACGGCATCAGCGACATGGGGCTGTCCGTGAGCCGCATCCTGCCCGCGCCGGGAGACCTCTTCCTGGAGGCCACCGCCCAGGTGTTCCGCGGGGATTCAGGCGACCTGTTCAAATCCAGCCGGAAGAACGACCTGAGCTTCGTGGGCCACCTGCGGGGCTATGAGGACTTGACCGAGAACACGAACCTGGAGCTCGGCTACTCCTACGCCCAGGGGCACAACGACCTGGGGCACGACTTCCTGACGAAGCTCCACGGCGTGGACGTGAGCCTCCGCTGGAAGCCGCTGCGGCGCTCGATCTACAACTCGCTCCTGTGGCGGACCGAGCTCGTGTGGAGCCGCCGCGATCAGCTGCCGGTCCAGCAGCGGGCCTTCGGCTTCTACTCGAGCCTCGAGTACCGGCTGGACCAGCGCTGGACCCTGGGGGGCCGGTACGACTGGTCCGAGCGGGCCGCGCAATCCAGCCAGCTGGACCGGGGCGCCTCGGCCCTCCTGACCTACTGGATGAGCGAGTTCAGCCAGGTGCGGGGGCAGTACCGCTTCACCCGGTACGACGGTCATCAGGATGCGAGCGAACTGCGCCTGCAGCTGGTGTTCGTCCTGGGAGCGCACGGCGCCCACCCCTTCTGA